The following are encoded in a window of Gossypium raimondii isolate GPD5lz chromosome 13, ASM2569854v1, whole genome shotgun sequence genomic DNA:
- the LOC105784194 gene encoding phosphoinositide phospholipase C 5 isoform X2 — protein MGTYRMYGCFARKFKIIEAAPPPDVIVAFEKYAEGGPQMTTEQLHRFLVDAQGQGGVKVSDAEEILLQGLQKRHHMAKFRKHALDLDDFHHYLFSANLNLPIDNKASLAFTSLVIAVIRTLFKL, from the exons ATGGGGACTTATAGGATGTACGGGTGCTTTGCTAGGAAGTTCAAAATCATTGAGGCGGCACCACCACCGGATGTTATAGTTGCATTCGAGAAGTACGCCGAAGGTGGGCCTCAAATGACGACGGAGCAGTTGCATAGGTTCTTGGTGGATGCGCAGGGGCAAGGCGGTGTGAAGGTCTCCGACGCGGAGGAGATTCTGCTGCAGGGTCTGCAGAAACGACACCATATGGCGAAGTTCAGAAAACACGCACTGGACCTCGATGATTTCCATCATTACTTGTTTTCTGCAAATCTAAATCTACCAATTGATAATAAG GCTTCTTTGGCGTTTACAAGCCTGGTCATTGCAGTTATTCGTACACTGTTT AAATTGTGA
- the LOC105784194 gene encoding phosphoinositide phospholipase C 5 isoform X1, whose product MGTYRMYGCFARKFKIIEAAPPPDVIVAFEKYAEGGPQMTTEQLHRFLVDAQGQGGVKVSDAEEILLQGLQKRHHMAKFRKHALDLDDFHHYLFSANLNLPIDNKASLAFTSLVIAVIRTLFQKL is encoded by the exons ATGGGGACTTATAGGATGTACGGGTGCTTTGCTAGGAAGTTCAAAATCATTGAGGCGGCACCACCACCGGATGTTATAGTTGCATTCGAGAAGTACGCCGAAGGTGGGCCTCAAATGACGACGGAGCAGTTGCATAGGTTCTTGGTGGATGCGCAGGGGCAAGGCGGTGTGAAGGTCTCCGACGCGGAGGAGATTCTGCTGCAGGGTCTGCAGAAACGACACCATATGGCGAAGTTCAGAAAACACGCACTGGACCTCGATGATTTCCATCATTACTTGTTTTCTGCAAATCTAAATCTACCAATTGATAATAAG GCTTCTTTGGCGTTTACAAGCCTGGTCATTGCAGTTATTCGTACACTGTTT CAGAAATTGTGA
- the LOC105784051 gene encoding protein DETOXIFICATION 19 translates to MEPSNSSLDTTALLSEASQGQDQSTETRCLSLRNVLDVEEAKTQILFSLPMILTNVFYYAIALVSVMFAGHLGELDLAGATLANSWANVTGYAFMLGLSGALETLCGQGFGAKTYNMLGIYLQASCIISFLFSIIISILWFFTEPILIFFHQQPDIAKKADAYLKYQIPAVFAFGLIQNVLRFLQTQSIVMPLVLFSGLPLVLHFGIAYTLVYWSSLGLEGASMAVSISFWISFLLLITYVAFSNKFEHTWEGFSFESFGYIIPDLKLALPSAAMVCLEYWAFEILVLLAGLMPNSEITTSLVAMCVNTEAIAFNFTYGLSAAASTRVSNELGAEKPEKAKKAMAVTLQLVVLLALIVVLALVFGHDTWAGFFSDSPSIIEDFATMTPFLAISIAVDSFQSVLSGVARGLGWQHMVVVVNLASYYVVGMPIAAIAGFKFKLYAKGLWIGLICGLLSQFAILLVITFHRRWSKIDISAERDEENSVD, encoded by the exons ATGGAGCCATCAAACTCAAGCTTAGATACTACAGCTCTCTTGAGTGAAGCTTCCCAAGGACAAGACCAAAGTACAGAAACAAGGTGTTTGAGTTTGAGGAATGTTTTAGATGTAGAAGAAGCGAAGACACAAATCTTATTTTCACTGCCCATGATCCTTACCAATGTCTTTTACTATGCCATTGCTTTGGTTTCTGTCATGTTTGCTGGTCACCTTGGAGAGCTTGACCTTGCTGGTGCTACGCTTGCCAATTCATGGGCCAATGTCACTGGCTACGCTTTCATG TTGGGACTAAGTGGAGCACTGGAGACTCTTTGTGGTCAAGGATTTGGTGCAAAAACTTATAACATGCTGGGAATCTACTTACAAGCTTCTTGCatcatttctttccttttctcaatCATTATATCCATTTTATGGTTCTTTACTGAGCCAatactaatattttttcatCAACAGCCTGATATTGCAAAAAAAGCTGATGCTTACCTCAAGTATCAAATCCCAGCTGTGTTTGCATTTGGTTTGATACAAAATGTTCTGAGATTTCTTCAAACACAAAGCATTGTCATGCCCTTAGTCTTGTTCTCAGGGCTGCCATTGGTACTTCACTTTGGCATTGCTTATACTTTGGTTTATTGGTCAAGTCTTGGTCTCGAGGGAGCTTCAATGGCAGTTTCTATCTCTTTTTGGATATCTTTTCTCCTTTTGATAACCTATGTTGCTTTCTCAAACAAGTTTGAGCACACTTGGGAAGGGTTTTCGTTTGAATCATTTGGTTATATCATTCCAGACTTGAAATTAGCCTTACCCTCTGCAGCAATGGTGTG TTTGGAGTACTGGGCTTTTGAAATTCTTGTCTTGCTAGCAGGATTGATGCCAAATTCAGAAATAACTACTTCACTGGTAGCAATGTG TGTAAACACTGAAGCCATTGCTTTCAATTTTACTTATGGCCTTAGTGCTGCAGCAAG CACAAGAGTGTCAAATGAATTGGGAGCTGAAAAACCAGAGAAAGCTAAGAAAGCCATGGCTGTGACACTCCAACTTGTGGTCCTCCTTGCTCTTATAGTTGTCCTTGCTTTAGTGTTTGGTCATGATACTTGGGCTGGTTTCTTCAGTGACAGTCCTTCAATCATTGAAGACTTTGCTACAATGACCCCATTTCTTGCAATCTCCATAGCAGTTGATTCATTTCAAAGTGTCTTATCAG GGGTGGCAAGAGGTCTTGGTTGGCAGCACATGGTTGTAGTTGTTAACTTGGCATCTTATTATGTTGTTGGCATGCCGATTGCAGCTATTGCTGGTTTCAAGTTTAAGCTGTATGCTAAG GGTCTATGGATAGGCTTAATATGTGGATTGTTAAGCCAATTTGCCATTCTACTGGTGATCACATTTCATAGGAGATGGTCAAAGATTGATATTTCAGCAGAAAGAGATGAGGAAAACTCTGTAGATTAA
- the LOC105783930 gene encoding early nodulin-like protein 2 translates to MKFHILLTLFLVLFVSFLSSSNCYTFYVDWVLHPKEKYNDWAGKMRFQVNDTIIFKYEKGSDSVLLVQKDDYDKCERKQPLMEMNNGSSEFKYPHSGPFYFISGKEGHCQKGQKMITVVMAVRHGTPSIHPPTAPSPKHHGPVTPGPAHSPYHHGPVAKPPTGSSPVPALAPGPIAKPPTGSSPVPALAPGPIAKSPTALTPGPAQSPYHHGPISNPPTASSPAPYSGPALSPTHHGPSPSPTAEGPIATPPSPQAPTTPVSSPPGEAPVSGPPAPPQGPSPSSSSSSPPPAGSQTQTSTPPGGSPPKSSATSIYSSTVVLAASLLFNMVFGSLTCGF, encoded by the exons atgaaatttcatatattacttACCCTATTTCTAgttctatttgtttcttttctttcttcatctAATTGCTATACTTTCTATGTTGACTGGGTTTTGCACCCTAAAGAGAAGTACAATGACTGGGCTGGTAAAATGAGGTTTCAAGTGAATGACACTATCA ttttcaaatatgaaaaaggATCAGACTCGGTTCTCTTGGTTCAAAAAGATGATTATGATAAGTGTGAAAGGAAGCAACCTTTGATGGAAATGAACAATGGAAGCTCTGAGTTTAAGTATCCTCATTCCggtccattttatttcattagtgGGAAAGAGGGGCATTGCCAAAAGGGTCAGAAAATGATCACTGTTGTTATGGCTGTGAGACATGGGACTCCATCCATTCATCCACCCACAGCACCTTCTCCCAAGCACCATGGCCCTGTAACTCCAGGGCCGGCGCACTCCCCCTATCACCATGGTCCAGTTGCAAAGCCACCCACAGGATCATCTCCGGTTCCTGCTCTGGCTCCTGGTCCTATTGCAAAGCCTCCCACAGGATCATCTCCGGTTCCTGCTCTGGCTCCTGGTCCTATTGCGAAGTCTCCTACAGCATTAACTCCAGGTCCAGCACAGTCTCCTTATCACCATGGCCCCATATCAAATCCCCCCACTGCATCATCACCAGCACCTTATTCAGGCCCAGCGCTCTCTCCCACCCATCATGGTCCTTCACCGTCGCCAACGGCTGAAGGCCCTATTGCAACACCTCCATCACCCCAAGCTCCAACTACTCCTGTTTCTTCCCCTCCTGGTGAGGCACCGGTTTCAGGCCCACCGGCACCACCACAGGGTCCTTcgccttcttcttcttcttcttctcctcctcCAGCTGGTTCTCAGACTCAGACCAGCACTCCACCCGGCGGTTCCCCTCCCAAGTCATCTGCcacttcaatttattcaagtaCAGTGGTTCTTGCAGCTAGCCTCTTGTTCAATATGGTATTCGGTAGTTTAACGTGTGGGTTTTAG